A portion of the Paenibacillus sp. PvR098 genome contains these proteins:
- a CDS encoding acetylornithine transaminase, producing the protein MGESQNALFPNYGRYPFTFVKGDGSRLWDENGKEYLDLMCGLAVTNLGHAPKQVKERLKNQVDTLWHTSNLFHIPDQQKLAELLVANSCADAVFFCNSGAEANEAAIKLARRYYQKVIGKPERYEIITFHMSFHGRTLATLTATGQDKVKEGFSPLPEGFVYAPFNDAEALEKLIGDRTCAIMLEMVQGEGGVNPVDPVFVKRVAELCEQHGLLLIVDEIQTGMGRTGKLFAYEHYGIEPDVFTLAKGLGSGMPIGAMLGKEKLREAFSAGSHGSTFGGNYLSTAAGVATLETILEEKLSERAAELGSYIVSELEQKLAGNPLVEQIRGLGLLIGIGLNRSAAEIINELHNEGILVVSAGPNVIRLAPSLLISKEDLDRGLDAICTILAKKAGAAV; encoded by the coding sequence ATGGGAGAGTCTCAAAATGCGTTGTTTCCGAATTACGGACGGTATCCTTTTACGTTTGTGAAGGGGGACGGCAGCAGGCTGTGGGATGAGAACGGCAAGGAATATTTGGACCTGATGTGCGGGCTCGCGGTGACGAACTTAGGGCATGCTCCAAAGCAGGTAAAGGAGCGTTTGAAAAACCAGGTCGATACGCTTTGGCATACGAGCAATCTGTTTCATATTCCGGACCAGCAAAAGCTGGCGGAGCTGCTTGTCGCTAACAGCTGCGCAGATGCCGTATTCTTCTGCAACAGCGGGGCGGAAGCGAACGAGGCGGCGATCAAGCTGGCGCGGCGTTATTATCAGAAGGTAATAGGCAAGCCGGAGCGCTACGAGATCATTACCTTCCATATGTCGTTCCATGGACGGACGCTGGCGACGCTGACAGCAACAGGACAAGACAAGGTGAAGGAAGGCTTCTCGCCGCTTCCGGAAGGCTTCGTGTACGCGCCTTTCAATGATGCGGAAGCATTGGAGAAATTGATTGGCGACCGGACGTGCGCGATTATGTTGGAGATGGTTCAGGGTGAAGGCGGCGTGAATCCGGTGGACCCTGTATTCGTGAAGCGGGTAGCAGAGCTGTGCGAGCAGCACGGGCTGCTGCTGATCGTTGACGAAATTCAGACCGGCATGGGACGCACGGGCAAGCTGTTTGCGTATGAGCATTACGGTATTGAACCCGATGTGTTCACATTGGCCAAGGGACTCGGCAGCGGTATGCCGATCGGCGCGATGCTTGGTAAAGAGAAGCTCCGAGAAGCGTTCTCCGCAGGGAGCCACGGCTCCACGTTCGGAGGCAACTACTTGTCCACCGCGGCAGGCGTTGCGACGCTGGAGACGATACTCGAAGAGAAGCTGTCGGAACGCGCGGCGGAACTTGGCAGCTATATTGTCAGCGAGCTCGAGCAAAAGCTGGCGGGCAATCCGCTCGTGGAGCAAATCCGCGGACTGGGACTGCTCATCGGTATCGGGCTGAACCGATCAGCGGCGGAGATTATTAATGAGCTGCATAACGAGGGTATCCTCGTCGTATCGGCGGGCCCTAACGTCATTCGTTTGGCGCCAAGCCTCTTGATCTCGAAGGAAGATTTGGATCGTGGGCTCGATGCGATCTGCACCATTTTAGCGAAAAAGGCCGGGGCTGCAGTTTAA
- the argF gene encoding ornithine carbamoyltransferase, whose amino-acid sequence MPGTTEQDMAVQLKGRDFIGLVDYTPGEIQYLIDLAVELKKKQKAGEVYQPLKGKTLGMIFEKSSTRTRVSFEVGMYQLGGHALFLSKNDLQIGRGETIQDTAQTMSRYLDGIMIRTYAHRTVIELARGATVPVINGLTDLSHPCQALADYQTIFEKKGRLQGLKVAYIGDGNNMVHSLLMGAAKLGVNFAVATPDGYDPDKEVLEMSREMASKAGSSIYVGTDPKEAIADADVVYTDVWASMGFEAEQKEREIAFKNYQVNDELVKYAKKDYLFMHCLPAHRGEEVSEGVIDGPNSVIFDQAENRLHAQKAVMAAIM is encoded by the coding sequence ATGCCAGGAACAACTGAACAGGATATGGCAGTTCAGCTTAAAGGGCGGGATTTCATCGGATTAGTGGATTATACGCCGGGTGAGATTCAATATTTAATCGATTTAGCGGTGGAACTGAAGAAAAAGCAGAAAGCGGGAGAGGTGTATCAGCCGCTCAAAGGAAAGACCCTCGGAATGATTTTTGAGAAGTCTTCTACGCGGACGCGGGTTTCTTTTGAAGTGGGAATGTACCAGCTTGGGGGTCATGCACTGTTCCTCAGCAAGAACGATCTGCAAATCGGCCGCGGAGAGACGATTCAAGATACGGCGCAGACGATGTCGCGGTATTTGGACGGGATTATGATTCGCACGTATGCTCACCGGACGGTGATCGAGCTGGCCCGGGGTGCAACGGTTCCCGTAATCAACGGCTTAACGGACTTGTCTCATCCTTGCCAGGCGCTGGCGGATTACCAGACGATCTTTGAGAAAAAAGGCCGTCTGCAGGGACTCAAAGTAGCCTATATCGGCGATGGGAATAATATGGTACACTCTCTGTTAATGGGTGCGGCCAAGCTTGGCGTGAATTTTGCGGTGGCGACGCCGGATGGTTACGATCCGGACAAGGAAGTGCTCGAGATGTCCCGTGAAATGGCTTCGAAAGCGGGCTCCAGCATCTATGTAGGCACAGATCCGAAAGAAGCGATTGCAGATGCCGATGTCGTATACACGGATGTATGGGCCAGCATGGGCTTCGAGGCGGAGCAGAAGGAGCGGGAGATCGCGTTCAAGAATTATCAGGTGAACGACGAGCTCGTGAAATACGCGAAGAAGGACTACCTGTTCATGCACTGCCTGCCGGCGCATCGCGGGGAAGAAGTTTCAGAAGGCGTGATCGACGGGCCGAACTCCGTCATTTTCGATCAGGCGGAAAACCGTCTGCATGCGCAAAAAGCGGTAATGGCTGCAATAATGTAG
- a CDS encoding argininosuccinate synthase, with amino-acid sequence MAKQKIVLAYSGGLDTSIILKWLKETYDAEIIAFTADIGQKEELDGLEEKALSTGASKVYIDDLREEFARDFIYPMFQAGALYEGQYLLGTSIARPLIAKRMVEIARAEGATAIAHGATGKGNDQVRFELTAAALTPDIEVIAPWRMEQFREQFPGRAEMIAYAEKHGIPVTASASKPYSMDRNLLHISYESGVLEDPWFDASAPSNKDMFLLSADPEDAPDQAEYVELEFEQGNCVAVNGERMIPLHVMEKLNELGGKHGVGRVDMVENRFVGMKSRGVYETPGGAILFTAHRKMESLTMDREVMHLRDSLISRYASLVYNGFWFAPERLAAQALVSESQKNVSGTVRLKLYKGNVIAAGVKSPVSLYNPDIATMEADPTQAYNQGDATGFIRLNALRLRVASGVEQQNAGK; translated from the coding sequence ATGGCAAAGCAAAAAATTGTTTTGGCGTATTCGGGCGGTTTGGATACGTCGATCATTTTGAAATGGTTGAAGGAAACGTATGATGCGGAAATTATCGCTTTTACAGCCGATATCGGGCAGAAGGAAGAGCTTGACGGCCTAGAGGAAAAAGCGCTGAGCACCGGTGCCTCCAAAGTGTACATTGATGATCTTCGTGAAGAGTTTGCACGCGATTTCATTTATCCGATGTTTCAAGCGGGTGCACTGTATGAAGGACAGTATTTGCTCGGCACGAGCATTGCGCGTCCTTTGATTGCAAAGCGGATGGTTGAAATCGCCCGTGCAGAAGGCGCTACAGCCATCGCGCACGGCGCTACGGGCAAAGGGAACGATCAGGTGCGTTTCGAGCTGACGGCGGCTGCGCTGACTCCGGACATCGAAGTGATCGCGCCTTGGCGTATGGAGCAGTTCCGTGAGCAATTCCCGGGACGCGCAGAGATGATCGCTTATGCGGAGAAGCACGGCATTCCGGTCACAGCATCGGCATCCAAGCCGTATTCAATGGACCGCAACCTGCTTCATATCAGCTATGAGAGCGGTGTATTGGAAGATCCGTGGTTTGATGCCAGCGCGCCTTCGAATAAAGACATGTTCCTGCTCAGTGCAGACCCTGAGGATGCTCCAGATCAAGCAGAGTATGTGGAGCTGGAGTTCGAACAGGGCAATTGCGTGGCAGTAAACGGCGAGCGGATGATTCCGCTTCACGTGATGGAAAAGCTCAATGAGCTCGGCGGTAAGCACGGCGTAGGCCGCGTGGATATGGTGGAGAACCGCTTCGTCGGCATGAAGAGCCGTGGCGTGTATGAAACGCCGGGCGGAGCGATCTTGTTCACCGCGCATCGCAAAATGGAGTCGCTCACGATGGACCGTGAAGTCATGCATTTGCGCGACTCGCTGATCTCGCGTTACGCATCGCTCGTGTACAACGGCTTCTGGTTCGCACCGGAGCGTCTGGCTGCGCAAGCACTCGTAAGCGAGAGCCAGAAGAACGTGAGCGGTACGGTTCGACTCAAGCTGTACAAAGGCAATGTCATTGCCGCCGGAGTGAAGAGCCCGGTGAGCTTGTATAACCCGGACATCGCAACGATGGAAGCGGACCCGACACAAGCGTACAACCAAGGCGACGCGACCGGCTTCATCCGCCTGAATGCGCTGCGTTTGCGCGTTGCTTCCGGCGTAGAGCAGCAGAACGCAGGAAAGTAA
- the argH gene encoding argininosuccinate lyase, protein MSKLWGGRFTKKTDQLVEEYTASIMFDKELAEEDIQGSLAHVTMLGKCGILPLDDVEKIKDGLLKVQSMIRRGEMEFSISDEDIHMNIEKALIDEVGSVGGKLHTGRSRNDQVATDMHLWLRKRVVEFVGLLNKVQEALIGQAKNNLDTIVPGYTHLQRAQPILFAHHLMAYVSMFQRDIERLQDSYKRVNVMPLGAGALAGTTFPIDRHFVAQQLGFDGVYENSLDAVSDRDFILEFLSNASTIMMHLSRLSEEFVLWSSTEFRFIELDDAFCTGSSIMPQKKNPDVAELVRGKTGRVYGNLFGLLTVLKSLPLAYNKDMQEDKEGMFDTVRTLQGALQLYAPMISTMKVNKERMRQAVNQDFSNATDIADYLVNKGMPFRQAHEVIGKTVLYCIQNKKYLLDLKLEEFHQFSKLFDQDIYTVLQPESVVNARNVYGGTAEAQVTGAIERAEAVLAGSNAWFEEYYAKSR, encoded by the coding sequence GTGTCAAAGCTTTGGGGTGGACGGTTTACGAAAAAAACAGACCAATTGGTGGAAGAATATACAGCTTCAATCATGTTTGACAAGGAACTTGCCGAGGAGGATATCCAAGGCAGTCTGGCACATGTGACGATGCTTGGCAAATGCGGCATTCTACCGCTGGATGACGTGGAGAAAATCAAAGACGGCCTGTTGAAGGTTCAGAGCATGATTCGCCGCGGTGAAATGGAGTTCTCCATCAGCGACGAAGATATTCATATGAACATTGAGAAAGCGTTAATCGATGAGGTTGGTTCTGTCGGGGGCAAGCTCCATACCGGACGCAGCCGGAATGACCAAGTGGCAACGGACATGCATTTGTGGCTGCGCAAGCGCGTCGTCGAATTTGTCGGTCTTTTGAATAAAGTGCAAGAGGCTTTGATCGGACAAGCGAAGAATAACCTAGATACCATTGTGCCGGGTTACACGCATTTGCAGCGGGCGCAGCCGATTTTGTTCGCCCACCATCTGATGGCTTACGTATCAATGTTCCAGCGGGATATCGAGCGTCTGCAGGACAGCTATAAGCGAGTCAACGTAATGCCGCTCGGGGCCGGCGCTTTGGCGGGAACGACGTTCCCGATCGACCGCCACTTCGTAGCGCAGCAGCTCGGCTTTGACGGCGTATACGAGAATTCGCTTGATGCGGTCAGCGACCGAGACTTTATTCTCGAGTTCTTGTCGAACGCGTCAACGATCATGATGCATCTATCGCGGCTGAGTGAGGAGTTCGTACTGTGGTCCAGCACGGAGTTCCGTTTCATCGAGCTTGACGACGCATTCTGCACTGGCAGCAGCATCATGCCGCAGAAGAAGAACCCGGACGTGGCCGAGCTCGTTCGCGGCAAGACGGGCCGCGTATACGGCAACCTGTTTGGTCTCCTGACCGTGCTGAAGTCTCTCCCATTGGCCTATAACAAGGACATGCAGGAGGACAAGGAAGGTATGTTCGACACGGTACGCACCCTGCAGGGCGCTCTGCAACTGTACGCGCCGATGATCAGTACGATGAAGGTGAACAAGGAACGGATGAGGCAGGCGGTGAACCAGGACTTCTCCAACGCGACCGATATCGCGGATTATTTGGTTAACAAGGGCATGCCGTTCCGCCAAGCGCATGAAGTTATCGGCAAAACGGTGCTCTACTGTATTCAAAATAAAAAATACCTGCTCGACTTGAAGCTGGAGGAGTTTCATCAATTCTCCAAGCTATTTGATCAGGATATTTACACTGTGCTGCAGCCGGAGAGCGTCGTGAATGCGCGCAATGTGTACGGCGGCACGGCGGAGGCTCAGGTGACCGGGGCAATTGAGCGCGCGGAAGCCGTTCTGGCCGGATCGAACGCATGGTTTGAAGAGTATTACGCGAAAAGCAGATAA
- a CDS encoding VanW family protein, which produces MAYSNPRLLWLWISVLMISLSACLTIAGYGSLQRIPAHVRVGDWVIGGLTVPEFEKQLEERRAGLLGFNIRLNVEGGSLSAVRTLQQLGLEVNTQELLERLGPLTDGSPFHRALYRWRIRHESWTLTARFPEEKVHEALKETFHEVYSRQPADARRVIEPDDTIRLIPEIRVQRIDEEKLKKLLEKILPSWETICGPDNQPLQLDVPMRIAEPQVTMLMLQEQGIVRKISEFITNYPPHASSAPSGEGRVHNVRSTAASLQDVLLKPGEVFDYAPFIEQTEKRFGFKEAPVIVNGKLVPGIGGGICQVSSTLYNAVLRAGLTIVERRNHSLPVSYVPLGQDATFASGHINFKFRNSTDYAVLIRTEADHQSLTVRLFGQTPPEFTYEVESRTVETLEPPVKYVLNPSLKTGKQETISKGKPGYIVETYRYKKKAGRVLSQEKLSRDTYAAQPTIIASNSGSGRGDRSIPSPSGDKPEPLIEDGVKGPHFQ; this is translated from the coding sequence ATGGCATACTCAAATCCCCGTTTACTCTGGTTGTGGATTAGCGTTCTGATGATATCGTTATCCGCTTGCCTGACGATCGCCGGCTATGGTTCGCTTCAGCGTATTCCTGCGCATGTGAGGGTCGGAGATTGGGTCATCGGCGGTCTGACCGTGCCTGAATTCGAAAAGCAGTTGGAGGAAAGAAGGGCTGGTCTTTTGGGATTCAACATTCGGTTGAATGTCGAAGGAGGGAGTCTATCTGCAGTACGTACACTGCAGCAGCTCGGACTGGAAGTCAACACGCAGGAGCTGCTTGAGCGGCTAGGACCGCTTACGGACGGCTCACCGTTTCATCGGGCGCTCTACCGCTGGCGCATTCGGCATGAGTCTTGGACGCTGACCGCCCGTTTCCCGGAAGAGAAGGTGCATGAGGCCTTGAAGGAAACCTTCCACGAGGTGTACTCCCGTCAGCCGGCCGACGCCAGGCGGGTGATTGAGCCGGATGACACGATTCGTCTTATCCCGGAAATACGAGTGCAGCGGATTGACGAGGAAAAGCTGAAGAAGCTGTTGGAAAAGATCCTGCCTTCTTGGGAGACGATATGCGGGCCGGATAACCAGCCGCTCCAGCTGGATGTTCCTATGCGGATAGCTGAGCCCCAAGTCACGATGCTTATGCTGCAAGAGCAGGGGATTGTGAGAAAAATCAGCGAATTTATAACAAATTATCCGCCTCATGCATCATCAGCCCCCAGCGGCGAAGGCCGTGTTCATAACGTCCGCTCCACAGCTGCCTCTCTGCAGGACGTCCTGCTGAAACCCGGTGAAGTATTTGACTATGCTCCTTTTATCGAGCAAACGGAAAAAAGATTCGGCTTCAAGGAAGCGCCCGTCATTGTCAACGGCAAGCTCGTTCCCGGTATAGGCGGAGGCATCTGCCAAGTGTCGTCTACATTGTACAACGCCGTACTGCGAGCCGGGCTTACCATCGTGGAGCGGCGAAATCATTCGCTTCCGGTTAGCTATGTGCCTCTGGGACAGGACGCCACCTTTGCGAGCGGACACATTAACTTCAAGTTCCGCAACAGTACGGACTATGCGGTGCTCATTCGAACCGAGGCCGATCACCAAAGCTTAACAGTTAGACTTTTCGGTCAGACGCCACCTGAGTTTACCTATGAGGTCGAATCGAGAACGGTCGAAACGCTTGAGCCTCCGGTGAAATACGTGCTGAATCCTTCCCTTAAGACAGGCAAGCAGGAAACGATTTCTAAGGGCAAACCCGGCTATATTGTCGAAACCTACCGCTACAAGAAGAAAGCCGGCAGAGTGCTTTCACAAGAAAAGTTATCTCGCGATACATATGCCGCTCAGCCTACGATCATTGCATCAAACAGCGGATCGGGCAGAGGCGACCGCTCTATACCATCCCCGAGCGGCGATAAGCCTGAGCCTTTGATCGAAGACGGCGTGAAAGGTCCCCATTTCCAGTAA
- the ftsE gene encoding cell division ATP-binding protein FtsE translates to MIEMQDVWKTYPNGSHALQGISVKVDQSEFVYIVGPSGAGKSTFMKMIYREERPTNGTIFVNGFNLEKLKQRKIPYVRRNIGVIFQDFRLLPRLTVFENVAFAMEVIEAPKKIIKKRTLEVLELVRLKDKANSLPTQLSGGEQQRVAIARAIVNKPSVIIADEPTGNLDPDTSWGIMKLMEEINFRGTTIVMATHNREIVNTMRKRVLAIEAGKIVRDQARGEYGYED, encoded by the coding sequence GTGATCGAAATGCAGGACGTTTGGAAAACGTATCCTAATGGAAGCCATGCCTTACAAGGCATCAGCGTCAAAGTAGACCAAAGCGAATTCGTCTATATCGTAGGCCCTTCCGGCGCCGGTAAATCGACTTTCATGAAAATGATTTATAGAGAAGAACGGCCTACCAATGGCACGATCTTCGTGAATGGCTTCAACTTGGAAAAGCTGAAACAACGCAAAATTCCATATGTCAGACGAAATATCGGCGTCATTTTCCAAGATTTTCGTCTGCTGCCGAGGCTTACAGTGTTTGAGAACGTGGCTTTTGCTATGGAGGTTATCGAGGCGCCCAAGAAAATCATTAAGAAGCGTACGCTCGAGGTGCTCGAGCTGGTTCGTTTGAAGGATAAAGCAAATTCGCTTCCGACCCAGCTGTCGGGAGGGGAACAGCAGCGTGTGGCTATTGCCCGGGCAATAGTGAATAAGCCTTCGGTCATTATCGCAGATGAACCTACGGGGAATCTGGACCCGGACACATCGTGGGGCATCATGAAGCTGATGGAGGAAATTAATTTCCGCGGCACCACCATTGTGATGGCAACGCACAATAGAGAAATCGTGAATACGATGCGCAAACGGGTACTGGCTATCGAGGCAGGCAAGATCGTTCGTGATCAAGCGAGGGGTGAATACGGCTATGAAGATTAA
- the ftsX gene encoding permease-like cell division protein FtsX codes for MKINTAVRHLREGGKNVVRNGWMSFASISSIAISLFILGVFLLLTLNVNFLAQQIEQQVEIRVYMEVNTPDDQINLLRGEIAAIPQVNKVTFVSKEEGLVFLREKLGEGGNQLLEGFEGENNPLNDSFTIEVAEPRQVADVAQQINSLNNDKPAKPIQRVSYGQGTVETMFKITSIVRNIGLAIVAGLALTAMFLIANTIKLTILARRREISIMKLVGATNAFIRWPFFIEGALLGIIGSVIPVVILLYGYWQMMRSIHLDLNLMLIELLPFESIRWETAGLLIGIGVLIGIWGSTLSVRKFLKV; via the coding sequence ATGAAGATTAACACAGCCGTGAGGCATCTCCGGGAAGGCGGCAAGAATGTCGTTCGTAACGGTTGGATGTCCTTTGCCTCGATCAGTTCGATTGCGATCTCTTTGTTCATTTTAGGTGTGTTTCTTCTTTTGACTTTGAATGTCAATTTCTTGGCCCAGCAAATCGAACAGCAGGTGGAGATCCGCGTTTACATGGAAGTCAATACTCCGGATGATCAAATCAACCTGCTTCGGGGGGAAATCGCAGCTATTCCGCAAGTGAATAAAGTCACGTTCGTATCCAAAGAAGAAGGGCTTGTGTTTCTTCGCGAGAAGCTGGGAGAGGGCGGCAATCAGCTTCTCGAAGGGTTTGAAGGAGAGAACAATCCGCTGAACGACTCGTTTACCATCGAGGTTGCGGAGCCCCGGCAAGTTGCGGATGTAGCACAGCAGATTAACAGTCTCAACAATGACAAACCGGCAAAGCCGATTCAGCGCGTCAGTTACGGCCAAGGGACAGTAGAGACGATGTTCAAAATCACATCCATCGTCCGTAATATAGGCCTTGCTATTGTTGCTGGGCTTGCTCTGACAGCCATGTTCCTGATTGCTAACACCATCAAGCTGACGATTTTGGCGCGGCGTCGCGAGATCTCGATTATGAAGCTCGTAGGGGCTACGAACGCTTTTATCCGGTGGCCGTTTTTCATCGAAGGGGCGCTGCTTGGTATCATTGGCTCGGTGATCCCGGTGGTCATTCTGCTTTATGGTTACTGGCAAATGATGCGATCGATTCATCTCGATCTGAACCTGATGCTTATTGAATTGCTTCCTTTTGAGAGTATTCGTTGGGAAACCGCCGGTCTTTTGATCGGTATAGGTGTTCTGATCGGTATATGGGGCAGTACGCTGTCCGTTCGAAAATTTTTGAAGGTATAG
- a CDS encoding M23 family metallopeptidase, with translation MKKSLLPLVAAAGLLGTLLVPQSSFALKESQRIQQELNQLKKAKSAVQQKSAQTDKQIAQVHHEMQLTERDIDVILSEIDATNKRLSVLKDQEDKVVASLEDNAVQLDEAEERITSRDEMLKSRLRLMYMNGAVSYADVLLSSTNFSDFLDRLNALKSIVNQDKEILEANKRDRDLVVEKRVVIEKQFAEVTSLIEQSSVIKAELVVKEKEKQVKIASLSEKERELEIVSEEEEQQMLKIARDEAAKQRSFQQAKQQEQAQARAALAGKKGQSSAPAYTYSGGKFAYPLPSVVRMSSDFGTRTDPFTGRKSSHSGLDFPAPAGTSILAAEAGVVILAGWWSGYGNTVIIDHGKGIWTLYGHIRNDGIVVKKGDSVKRGQKVAEVGSTGRSTGNHLHFEVRINESTVDPKPYLR, from the coding sequence TTGAAGAAGTCTTTACTGCCGCTTGTGGCAGCCGCCGGTTTACTGGGCACATTGCTTGTACCGCAGTCCAGTTTTGCTCTAAAGGAATCGCAGCGGATTCAGCAAGAGCTCAATCAGTTGAAGAAAGCGAAATCGGCTGTGCAGCAAAAATCTGCACAAACAGATAAGCAAATCGCCCAAGTACACCACGAGATGCAGCTTACGGAGAGAGATATCGATGTGATCTTAAGCGAGATCGATGCGACTAACAAGAGATTAAGCGTACTGAAGGACCAGGAGGATAAGGTCGTCGCATCTCTTGAGGATAATGCCGTGCAGCTGGATGAAGCGGAGGAACGCATCACTTCGCGCGACGAAATGCTCAAATCCCGCTTGAGGCTCATGTATATGAACGGTGCCGTGTCTTATGCCGATGTGCTGCTCAGCTCGACCAATTTCAGCGATTTTCTCGATCGGCTGAATGCGCTGAAGTCGATTGTGAACCAAGACAAGGAAATATTGGAAGCAAACAAACGCGACCGCGATCTCGTTGTAGAAAAGCGAGTGGTGATAGAGAAACAGTTCGCTGAGGTAACAAGCTTAATTGAACAATCGTCCGTCATCAAGGCTGAGCTTGTTGTAAAAGAGAAGGAAAAACAAGTCAAGATTGCAAGCTTGTCTGAAAAGGAACGAGAGCTTGAGATTGTCAGCGAAGAAGAGGAGCAGCAAATGCTGAAGATCGCCCGGGACGAAGCGGCGAAGCAGCGTTCTTTCCAACAGGCGAAGCAGCAGGAGCAGGCGCAGGCTAGAGCCGCGTTAGCGGGTAAAAAGGGTCAAAGCTCGGCCCCGGCTTATACGTACAGCGGAGGTAAGTTCGCCTATCCGCTGCCGAGCGTGGTTCGGATGTCCTCGGACTTTGGGACACGCACCGACCCGTTCACTGGACGTAAGTCGAGCCATAGCGGATTAGATTTTCCTGCTCCCGCCGGCACTAGCATCTTGGCTGCAGAAGCCGGCGTGGTGATTTTGGCCGGTTGGTGGAGCGGGTATGGCAATACGGTCATTATCGATCATGGCAAGGGCATTTGGACATTGTACGGACACATCCGTAACGATGGAATTGTTGTGAAAAAAGGGGATTCCGTCAAACGCGGACAGAAGGTGGCCGAGGTTGGCTCGACGGGCCGGTCTACGGGGAACCATCTGCATTTTGAAGTGCGGATTAATGAGTCTACTGTCGATCCAAAGCCGTATTTGCGCTAA
- a CDS encoding S41 family peptidase encodes MNFKGRTVLVFVLLSMFAGSIMTLTIVNPSIFAAVGKEAGLQTGGQSGLSGKDLSKIAKTYQLIESKFLTEVDHEKVVNGAINGMLSTLEDPFTVYMDQKEAEQFDENITSSFQGIGAEVTSEDGKVVIVAPIKGAPAERAGLHANDVIVSVNGEKLEGLSLNQAIMKIRGPKGTQAKLEIVRSGSPEPIPVIVVRDDIDVETVYAEMLPGQIGKIEIRQFSSNTSEHFNQELKVLEEQGMKGLIIDVRNDPGGLLSAVVEIVEPFIPKGKTIVQIENRKGEREETKSQGTGKPYPVSVLINKGSASASEILAGALHDSAGSKLIGENTFGKGTVQVTFEKEMGDGSNIKMTVYKWLTPNGTWVHKNGIAPNITVEQPGYFRVAPLTKKEILKPDMNNEDVKNLQIMLQGLGLSPERMDGYFNGKTQLAVKAFQRMNNLPVTGEVDKETAEKLEKAILEAIRDTKNDLQLKAAIQHMQSVVK; translated from the coding sequence ATGAATTTCAAAGGACGTACGGTACTGGTTTTCGTTTTGTTGTCGATGTTTGCCGGCAGCATAATGACGCTTACGATTGTGAATCCGTCCATTTTTGCTGCAGTCGGGAAAGAAGCAGGCTTGCAGACAGGCGGACAATCGGGGCTAAGCGGTAAGGATCTCTCAAAGATCGCAAAAACATACCAATTGATTGAGAGCAAGTTTTTGACAGAGGTGGATCACGAGAAGGTCGTGAACGGTGCCATTAACGGTATGCTGTCCACGCTGGAAGACCCGTTTACGGTTTACATGGATCAAAAGGAAGCAGAGCAATTTGATGAGAACATCACATCTTCGTTCCAAGGGATCGGTGCAGAGGTTACCTCCGAGGACGGCAAAGTGGTGATTGTTGCTCCGATTAAGGGAGCGCCGGCCGAGAGAGCGGGGCTTCATGCGAACGATGTGATTGTTTCAGTGAACGGTGAGAAGCTGGAAGGACTGTCATTAAACCAAGCAATTATGAAAATTCGCGGGCCAAAGGGAACACAGGCTAAGCTTGAGATTGTGAGAAGCGGCTCACCTGAGCCCATCCCTGTTATTGTTGTACGTGATGACATTGATGTGGAAACAGTCTATGCGGAGATGCTCCCGGGACAGATCGGCAAAATTGAAATCCGGCAATTTTCAAGTAATACCTCCGAGCATTTTAATCAAGAGTTGAAAGTGCTGGAAGAGCAGGGCATGAAGGGACTTATTATTGATGTGAGGAATGACCCGGGCGGATTGCTTTCGGCGGTGGTGGAGATCGTAGAGCCTTTTATCCCGAAGGGCAAGACGATTGTTCAGATCGAAAACCGCAAAGGAGAACGTGAGGAAACGAAATCTCAGGGAACGGGCAAGCCCTATCCGGTATCGGTGCTGATCAACAAAGGCAGCGCCAGCGCATCGGAAATCCTGGCCGGAGCGCTTCATGACTCCGCGGGGAGCAAGCTGATCGGTGAGAATACCTTCGGTAAAGGTACGGTTCAAGTGACCTTCGAGAAGGAAATGGGTGACGGCAGCAATATCAAGATGACCGTATATAAATGGCTTACACCTAACGGTACATGGGTTCATAAGAATGGCATTGCACCGAACATTACCGTGGAACAGCCGGGATATTTCCGGGTGGCGCCGCTCACCAAAAAAGAGATCTTGAAACCGGATATGAACAACGAGGATGTCAAAAACCTGCAGATCATGCTGCAGGGCTTGGGATTGAGTCCTGAGCGAATGGACGGGTACTTTAACGGCAAAACGCAACTGGCAGTCAAAGCATTCCAGCGCATGAACAATCTCCCCGTCACCGGTGAAGTGGATAAGGAGACAGCCGAAAAGCTGGAGAAGGCGATTCTGGAAGCTATTCGGGATACGAAGAACGATTTACAGCTGAAGGCGGCTATTCAGCATATGCAGTCGGTCGTAAAATAA